Proteins from a single region of Gasterosteus aculeatus chromosome 20, fGasAcu3.hap1.1, whole genome shotgun sequence:
- the setdb1b gene encoding histone-lysine N-methyltransferase SETDB1-B isoform X3, producing MEVDGWDSNMEQELGISLDELKKWIDEAVEKSEIVQKKKAQLTELKEWVEQKEEEEARTDMLLSDANKSILECEKLVKETYQKNGLVYKESSSEDEGGGGGVLSSEVIEIDDDDDDDVIAVGCLVPAKKPVTPCKDPVLNEASSVLQKTTQQLQKLVQLVSKPSPGAPLLRSPSHPPSQSVPAVFVSQAQSQSMTQPNPNATEDELRVGMMILGKKRTKTWHRGALVTISPVGNGIFKYKVKFDKGKSLLSGNHVAFEYNPTLEILYVGARVVANYKDGSLVWLYAGIVAEMPNNKNRMRFLIFFDDGYASYVTLPDLHPICRPLKRTWEDIEDASCRDFIEEYITAYPSRPMVLLKVGQIIKTEWEGTWWKSKVEEVDGSLVKILFLDDKRSEWIYRGSTRLEPMFNLKMTTANTQEKKLAGQQRSRPNMGVMRSKGPVVQYTSDVLVGSSPVKVQQGSPSQPPQTPPQQQPQPQQQLQLQQQQQQQQQQQLPQQQTRPEPPQTQQVQQIQQTIPPSQPPRVDNKHQMAKKSTSPFVAGVGGTHASKIMMQSLSSTPSDPASARILSGQSPASPAFTQSYPRLPPLAAAPPPVSQAMATIPRQPSYRAPTDRIFYLAHTCQPACLNRVRPAKSDIHRGKNPLLTPLLYDFRRMTGRRKVNRKMSFHVIYKAPCGLCLRNMAEIQFYLFETRCDFIFLEMFCLDPYVLVDRPFQPQRPFYYIHDIPAGREDIPLSCVNEIDSTPPPKVAYSKERIPEDGVYINTSSDFLVGCDCTDGCRDKSKCSCHQLTLQATGCTPGAQINTNAGFLHKRLEECLPTGIYECNKRCKCCAQMCTNRLVQHGLQVRLQLFKTQNKGWGIRCLDDVAKGSFVCIYAGKILTDDFADREGLEMGDEYFANLDHIESVENFKEGYESEAHCSDSEGSGVDVSRIKIQPSALVSANPVGRPPKKGQSSSSSGDSEDDEDKDSKSEEESDSSDDTFVKESNFSTSSVWRSYTTRGQVKGNKEGSQDSKDETSALARGAGDDKPPSMPEETGKSKVASWLTSQELKKESGDGKSQVKSETGKKQEVMTLSDSDEVQTISSGSDDNKEREKVTLGVTKKQVAVKSTRGIALKGGHGMMVKTGTLGGGGGPGGPGGKTGQQGQPGGGGENTPKNTRLFFDGEESCYIIDAKLEGNLGRYLNHSCSPNLFVQNVFVDTHDLRFPWVAFFASKRIRAGTELTWDYNYEVGSVEGKVLLCCCGSTECRGRLL from the exons ATGGAGGTGGATGGCTGGGATTCTAATATGGAGCAAGAGCTGGGCATTTCTTTGGACGAGCTGAAGAAGTGGATCGATGAAGCAGTGGAGAAGAGTGAGATTGTGCAGAAGAAAAAGGCTCAGCTGACGGAGCTCAAGGAATGGGTggagcagaaagaagaagaggaggcgagGACAGACATGCTCCTCAGCGATGCCAACAA gtCCATATTGGAGTGTGAGAAGCTCGTGAAGGAAACTTACCAGAAGAACGGTCTCGTTTACAAAGAGAGCAGCTCGGAGGAtgaggggggcggaggaggcgtGCTGTCCTCTGAGGTCATCGAGAtagacgacgatgacgacgatgatgtcATTGCTGTCGGCTGTT TGGTTCCTGCAAAGAAGCCGGTCACTCCCTGCAAAGATCCAGTG TTAAATGAGGCCTCCTCAGTGCTACAGAAAACAACCCAGCAGTTGCAGAAGTTGGTCCAACTTGTCAGCAAGCCGTCACCTGGTGCGCCGTTGCTTCGATCTCCGTCACATCCTCCATCTCAGTCAG TGCCAGCAGTGTTTGTATCCCAGGCTCAGTCTCAGTCCATGACGCAGCCGAACCCAAACGCAACAGAAGATGAGCTTCGAGTCGGGATGATGATTTTGGGAAAGAAACGCACCAAGACCTGGCACAGGGGTGCCCTTGTTACTATCAGCCCAGTCG GAAATGGTATATTCAAGTATAAAGTGAAGTTTGATAAAGGAAAGAGTCTGCTTTCCGGAAATCACGTGGCTTTCGAGTACAACCCGACCCTGGAGATCCTGTATGTCGGCGCTCGCGTAGTCGCCAACTACAAGGACGGCAGCCTGGTGTGGCTCTATGCCGGGATAGTAGCAGAGATGCCCAACAACAAGAACCGGATGAG gtttttgattttctttgatGACGGCTATGCTTCATACGTGACTCTACCTGACCTCCACCCAATTTGCAGACCGT TAAAGCGTACCTGGGAGGACATAGAGGACGCATCTTGTCGAGACTTCATTGAGGAGTACATCACTGCATATCCCAGCAGGCCTATGGTGCTGCTAAAGGTTGGGCAGATCATCAAGACCGAGTGGGAGGGAACTTGGTGGAAGAGCAAagtggaggaggtggatggcAGCTTGGTCAAGATCCTCTTTTTG gatGACAAGAGAAGTGAGTGGATTTACAGAGGCTCCACCAGACTGGAGCCAATGTTCAACCTGAAGATGACCACCGCCAACACCCAGGAGAAGAAGTTGGCTGGCCAGCAGAGGTCGCGACCTAACATGG GGGTGATGAGGAGTAAAGGTCCAGTGGTTCAATACACCAGCGACGTACTTGTTGGATCATCTCCCGTCAAAGTGCAGCAAGGCTCACCCAGCCAGCCTCCACAGACACCACCACAGCAACAGCCGCAGCCCCAGCAACAActgcaactacaacagcagcaacaacaacaacaacaacaacaactgccacAACAACAGACGCGTCCTGAACCCCCACAGACCCAACAAGTCCAGCAAATCCAGCAGACGATTCCGCCTTCACAGCCTCCACGTGTTGA CAATAAGCATCAGATGGCAAAGAAGAGTACTTCTCCATTTGTCGCAGGCGTGGGAGGCACACATGCCTCCAAAATCATGATGCAGTCGCTCTCTTCCACTCCCAGCGACCCCGCTAG TGCGAGAATTTTGAGTGGCCAAAGTCCTGCTTCCCCTGCCTTCACGCAGTCATACCCGAGACTTCCCCCCCTGGCTGCCGCACCGCCTCCCGTGAGCCAAGCCATGGCCACCATCCCGCGGCAGCCCTCGTACCGCGCCCCGACGGACCGCATCTTCTACCTGGCGCACACCTGTCAGCCCGCGTGTCTCAATCGCGTCCGACCTGCAAAGTCAGACATCCACCGGGGGAAGAACCCCCTGCTCACACCTTTACTGTACGATTTCAGACGCATGACGGGGCGACGAAAAGTCAACCGCAAG ATGTCCTTTCACGTGATCTACAAGGCTCCGTGCGGGCTTTGCCTGCGCAACATGGCAGAGATCCAGTTCTACCTCTTCGAGACACGCTGTGACTTTATATTTTTAGAGATGTTCTGTCTGGACCCTTATGTGCTCGTGGACCGGCCATTCCAGCCGCAGAGGCCGTTCTATTACATTCACGACATCCCTGCTGGAAGAGAGGACATTCCGCTCTCCTGCGTCAACGAGATTGATTCCACTCCGCCTCCGAAAGTCGCTTACA GTAAAGAGCGTATTCCTGAAGATGGCGTATACATCAACACCAGTTCGGACTTCCTGGTTGGATGTGATTGCACCGACGGCTGTCGCGACAA GTCTAAATGCTCTTGCCACCAGCTGACCCTTCAGGCCACAGGTTGCACACCAGGGGCTCAGATCAACACAAACGCTGGATTTTTGCACAAAAGATTAGAGGAGTGCCTCCCAACAGG GATCTACGAATGCAACAAACGGTGCAAATGCTGTGCCCAGATGTGCACCAACCGTTTGGTGCAACACGGCCTCCAGGTGCGCCTCCAGCTCTTCAAGACCCAGAACAAAGGCTGGGGTATCCGCTGTCTGGACGACGTGGCCAAGGGCTCTTTTGTCTGCATCTACGCTG GCAAAATTTTGACCGACGACTTTGCGGACAGAGAAGGTCTAGAGATGGGGGACGAGTATTTTGCCAATCTGGACCACATAGAGAGCGTGGAGAACTTCAAGGAGGGCTACGAGAGCGAGGCTCACTGTTCCGACAGCGAGGGGAGCGGCGTGGACGTGTCCAGAATAAAAATCCAGCCATCTGCTTTAGTATCAGCTAACCCGGTTGGGAGGCCGCCCAAAAAGG GACAAAGTTCAAGCTCATCAGGGGACAGCGAGGACGACGAAGACAAAGATTCAAAGAGCGAAGAGGAAAGTGACAGTTCGGACGACACGTTTGTGAAGGAAAGCAATTTCAGCACCAGCTCCGTGTGGAGGAGTTACACCACACGCGGTCAGGTCAAGGGCAACAAGGAAG GGAGTCAAGACAGTAAAGACGAAACGAGCGCGTTAGCCAGAGGAGCCGGGGACGATAAGCCCCCATCCATGCCAGAAGAGACGGGCAAAAGCAAAGTGGCTTCCTGGCTCACCAGCCAGGAGCTCAagaag GAGTCCGGAGACGGAAAGAG TCAAGTGAAGTCAGAAACGGGGAAGAAGCAGGAAGTGATGACTCTCTCCGATAGTGATGAGGTTCAGACCATCAGCTCTGGATCTGATGACaacaaggagagagaaaaagtcaCCCTGG GTGTGACTAAGAAGCAGGTAGCAGTGAAATCCACGCGCGGCATCGCCCTGAAGGGCGGCCACGGGATGATGGTGAAAACCGGCACACTTGGAGGCGGGGGAGGGCCGGGAGGTCCGGGAGGGAAAACCGGACAGCAGGGTCagcctggaggaggtggagagaacACTCCCAAAAACACCCGATTGTTCTTTGACGGGGAAGAGTCCTGCTACATCATCGATGCCAAGTTGGAAGGAAACCTTGGGCGTTACCTGAAT CACAGTTGTAGTCCCAACCTTTTCGTGCAGAATGTGTTTGTGGACACGCATGATTTGAGGTTTCCCTGGGTGGCGTTCTTTGCCAGCAA GCGGATCCGTGCGGGCACAGAGCTGACCTGGGACTACAACTACGAGGTGGGCAGCGTGGAGGGGAAggtgctgctctgctgctgcgggTCCACTGAGTGCAGAGGAAGACTACTGTGA